A stretch of Suncus etruscus isolate mSunEtr1 chromosome 9, mSunEtr1.pri.cur, whole genome shotgun sequence DNA encodes these proteins:
- the LOC126018653 gene encoding olfactory receptor 1019-like: MTMENCTVFTEFIFLGISSRQDVQLGLFAFFFLVYATTVIANVGMILLIKMDSRLHTPMYYFLSNLSFCDFCFSSFISPKMLADFLSEKKMIPYNVCSIQMFAFCAFGDVEIFMLAVMAYDRYVAICSPLLYTVAMSRTLCTVLVFLTYFMGLLDSAIHTSLAFRLSFCKSNIINHFFCDIPPLLALATSDTFINEIMLFILGTIIFISSIFTVFLSYIFIIATIIRMKSAEGRRKAFSTCASHLCTVAIFHGTILYMYFRPSSSYTMDTDKITSLIYTAIIPMLNPLIYSLRNKDVKGALKKTIITKLCHQ; encoded by the coding sequence ATGACAATGGAGAACTGCACTGTATTTACAGAGTTTATATTTTTAGGTATTTCTAGCAGACAGGATGTACAACTTGGGCTCTTTGCATTCTTTTTCTTAGTTTATGCCACAACAGTGATTGCCAATGTAGGGATGATCCTGCTTATCAAGATGGACTCCAGACTCCACACGCCCATGTACTATTTCCTGAGCAACCTGTCTTTCTgtgatttctgtttttcctcttttatctCTCCCAAGATGCTGGCTGATTTCTTATCTGAGAAAAAGATGATCCCATATAATGTATGCTCCATACAAATGTTTGCTTTTTGTGCATTTGGTGATGTTGAAATTTTCATGTTGGCTGTTATGGCATATGACCGTTATGTAGCTATTTGCAGTCCACTTCTTTATACAGTAGCCATGTCGAGGACACTCTGTACTGTGCTAGTTTTTCTCACCTACTTCATGGGTCTGCTAGATTCAGCAATTCACACTTCCTTAGCTTTTCGATTGTCATTCTGCAAATCCAATATTATCAATCACTTCTTCTGTGACATTCCTCCTCTCTTAGCTCTTGCCACCTCAGATACATTTATTAATGAGATAATGTTATTCATACTTGgcaccattatttttatttccagtatCTTCACAGTTTTCCTCTCTTACATCTTCATCATAGCTACCATAATTAGAATGAAATCAGCTGAGGGGAGACGCAAAGCCTTCTCTACCTGTGCCTCCCACTTATGCACTGTGGCTATCTTTCATGGCACAATTCTCTACATGTATTTTAGACCCAGCTCCAGTTACACCATGGACACTGACAAAATTACTTCTCTTATCTATACAGCTATAATCCCTATGCTAAACCCATTGATCTATAGCTTAAGGAATAAAGATGTGAAAGGTGCCTTGAAAAAAACAATCATTACTAAATTATGTCATCAGTAA